Proteins encoded by one window of Mus musculus strain C57BL/6J chromosome 10, GRCm38.p6 C57BL/6J:
- the Pmch gene encoding pro-MCH preproprotein, producing the protein MAKMTLSSYMLMLAFSLFSQGILLSASKSIRNLEDDIVFNTFRMGKAFQKEDTAERSVVAPSLEQYKNDESGFMNDDDNKNSKNTGSKQNLVTHGLPLSLAVKPYLALKGSVAFPAENGVQNAESTQEKREIGDEENSAKFPIGRRDFDMLRCMLGRVYRPCWQV; encoded by the exons ATGGCAAAGATGACTCTCTCTTCCTACATGTTAATGctggctttttctttgttttctcaagGTATTTTACTTTCAGCTTCCAAGTCCATAAGGAATTTGGAAGATGACATAGTATTTAATACATTTCGAATGGGGAAAGCCTTTCAGAAGGAAGATACTGCAGAAAGATCCGTTGTCGCCCCTTCTCTGGAACAATACAAAAACGACGAGAGCGGTTTCATGAACGATGATGACAATAAGAATTCAAAG AACACAGGCTCCAAACAGAATCTTGTAACTCACGGGCTGCCACTGAGTCTGGCTGTAAAACCTTACCTCGCTCTGAAAGGATCCGTAGCCTTCCCAGCTGAGAATGGAGTTCAGAATGCTGAGTCCacacaggaaaagagagaaattgggGATGAAGAAAACTCAGCTAAATTTCCCATAGGAAGGAGAGATTTTGACA TGCTCAGGTGTATGCTGGGAAGAGTCTACCGACCATGTTGGCAAGTCTGA